The Ramlibacter sp. PS4R-6 nucleotide sequence CTCGTGCCACATGAAGTCCGACAGCTGCACGAGGAAGATGCGCGCCGGGTCCAGGTCGGAGAGGGCGTCCAGCGGCGTCTTCGCCGCGAGGATGTGGAAGGAGTCGATGCACACGCCCAGGTTCGGGCAGTCCGCGCGCGAGACCACGTCCCACGCCGTCGTGTACTCGTTGATCGTGCGGCCCCACGACAGGCCTTCGTAGGCGATGCGGATGCCCAGCGGCACCGCCAGCATCGCGAGCTTGCGCAGGTCGCGCGCGATCGCGTCGCGGTCCTGCGTCGCATGCGCCGACGTGCTCGAACAGGCGAGCAGCACCTTGCAGCCCAGCGCCGCGCACATCTCGAGCATGGCTTTGGCGATGTCCACCTTGTACTCGTGCAGGTGGCCCGACAGGCCTTCGAAGTCGCGCAGCACCTGGAAGCCCGTGCCGCGCAGGCCGCTGGCCTGCACCGCGCGCACGGCGCCCTTCCAGCCCTCGGGATGGCCCGCGAGGTCGTTGGCCTTGAGCATCACTTGCGAGAAGCCTGCTTCACGGATCGCGTCGAGCTTCGCCTCCAGCGGCCCGGCCAGCGTGATGGTGTCCATCCCGAAGTCGCGGATGGAGCGGTCGAGGCTGCCGGTGCTTCTCATCGCTTGCTGTGCACCAGCTCGAAGACGACGCTGCCCAGGTAGGTCTTGGTCAGCGCACCGCGCTGGCCGGTGTGGGCGGCGCCCGATTCCACGAACTCGATGCCCTTGGCGCGCAGCTGCTGCGCCGCCGCCATCACGTCGTCCACGCCCAGGCCGATGCGCTGGAAGTACTCGCGCGCATCGACGAAGTCCGACGGCGGCTCCACCAGCTGCAGCATGAACGCGTTGTGCGCATCGACGCCCGGGAACTGCATCAGGTGCCCGGCCGGCATGATGCCGAAGCGCTGCTCGTCGGGGATGGCCTGCGCGCCGAACAGCTCGCTGTAAAACTCGATCCAGTCGGCCGAGCGGCCCAGCCCGATGTACTGCACGATGCCGAAGAAGTGGATGCCGGCGACTGCGGGCGGGTTGCGGTCGACGGACGGGATGGTCACGAAGTCGACGTCGTAGATCGAGAAGTCGCGCCAGCGGTCGACGAAGTAGATGCGGCTGCGGCCCACGCCATGCACGGCGGGGATGTTCAGCTCCATCACCTCCGGGTGCGTCTGCACCTCCCACGCGCCACGCGCGATGACGTGGCGATAGGCCGCGCGCGCATCGCGCACGCGCAAGGCGATGGCCGCGAGTTCCGGCTCGTCGGGCAGGCCTACCTCGCCCTCGCCGTCCGGCGGGTGCGCGTTGACCACGACGTTCAGGCCGCCCTGCCGGTACAGCAGCACCTCGCGCGAGCGGTGCCGCGCGACGGGCCGGAAGCCCATCATCTCCAGCACGTGGCCCAGCGCCTGCGGCTTGGCCGTGGCGTATTCGATGAACTCGATGCCGTCCAGGCCCAGCGGGTTGGCTTCGTCGGCGTGCCAGGCCTGCAAAGGTTCGCGCGTCGTTGCGGCTTCGCTCATGTCAGTACTCCAGGCGGGCCGTGGCCCGCAGCGCCTCGGGCGTGGCCGCCGGCAGCCCGAAGAACTCGAGGTAGGCAGGGATCATCTCGAAGAGCATGTCGGTGCCGACCTGCACGCGGCAGCCCTTGTCCTGCGCCGCGCGCAGGAAGGCGGTGAGCTCGTCCTTCATCACGACCTCGCCGACGAAGGTGCCGGGTGCCAGGCGCGACACGTCCACCGGCAGCGGGTCGCCGTCGTACATGCCCAGCGGCGTGGCGTTGACGACCAGGCCGAAGCCCGACGGGTCGTTGCCGCCGGCCGCGACCTCGACCTTCGGGTAGTTCTCGCGCAAGCGCGCCGCCAGCGCTTCGGCCGCGCCCGCGTTGACGTCGAACAGCACCAGCGAGCCGGCGCCCGCGCCGGCAAGAGCGGCTGCGATGGCGGAGCCGACGCCGCCGCAACCGACCACCAGCGCGCGCGCCCCCCGCACTTCGAAGCCCTTGCGCCGGACGCCGCGCACGAAGCCTTCGCCGTCGAACTGGTCGCCGACGAGGCGGCCGTCATCCGCGCGCTTGACCGCGTTGCACGCGCCCGCGACCTTCACCGCCGGCGTCACGTCATCCAGCAGCTGCAGCACGCTGACCTTGTGCGGCATGGTGATGAGCGCGCCGCGCACGTTCTCCAGCCGGAAGACCTGCGGCAGCACGCCCGCGAAGTCTTCCGCCTTGCAGGCCATCGGCACCACCAGCGCGTTGATCCCTTCCCGCTCGAACCACGGGTTGTAGATCATCGGCGACTTGAAGGTGTGGGTCGGGTAACCCAGGTGCGCGATGACTTCGGTGCGGCCGTCGATGCGCATCCGCCCTTCCTTCTATTTCCGGGCCTTGTCGACCTCGGCCTGCACCGCCTTGACGGTGGCTT carries:
- a CDS encoding sugar phosphate isomerase/epimerase family protein, whose amino-acid sequence is MRSTGSLDRSIRDFGMDTITLAGPLEAKLDAIREAGFSQVMLKANDLAGHPEGWKGAVRAVQASGLRGTGFQVLRDFEGLSGHLHEYKVDIAKAMLEMCAALGCKVLLACSSTSAHATQDRDAIARDLRKLAMLAVPLGIRIAYEGLSWGRTINEYTTAWDVVSRADCPNLGVCIDSFHILAAKTPLDALSDLDPARIFLVQLSDFMWHETPTFEERMATARTYRVFPGEGVHTSKVAELVLRLDALGYAGDYSFEVFNDDYVQMPLGFVAQRARQSALWLAEDILRRAVPLPNQLRLRTA
- a CDS encoding VOC family protein, which translates into the protein MSEAATTREPLQAWHADEANPLGLDGIEFIEYATAKPQALGHVLEMMGFRPVARHRSREVLLYRQGGLNVVVNAHPPDGEGEVGLPDEPELAAIALRVRDARAAYRHVIARGAWEVQTHPEVMELNIPAVHGVGRSRIYFVDRWRDFSIYDVDFVTIPSVDRNPPAVAGIHFFGIVQYIGLGRSADWIEFYSELFGAQAIPDEQRFGIMPAGHLMQFPGVDAHNAFMLQLVEPPSDFVDAREYFQRIGLGVDDVMAAAQQLRAKGIEFVESGAAHTGQRGALTKTYLGSVVFELVHSKR
- a CDS encoding shikimate dehydrogenase family protein, with product MRIDGRTEVIAHLGYPTHTFKSPMIYNPWFEREGINALVVPMACKAEDFAGVLPQVFRLENVRGALITMPHKVSVLQLLDDVTPAVKVAGACNAVKRADDGRLVGDQFDGEGFVRGVRRKGFEVRGARALVVGCGGVGSAIAAALAGAGAGSLVLFDVNAGAAEALAARLRENYPKVEVAAGGNDPSGFGLVVNATPLGMYDGDPLPVDVSRLAPGTFVGEVVMKDELTAFLRAAQDKGCRVQVGTDMLFEMIPAYLEFFGLPAATPEALRATARLEY